One segment of uncultured Fibrobacter sp. DNA contains the following:
- a CDS encoding glutamine--tRNA ligase/YqeY domain fusion protein, whose protein sequence is MDIPESSNFVQDIIVNDLKTGKRTKVHTRFPPEPNGYIHIGHAKSICLNFGTANKYKDFGGITNLRFDDTNPTKEDVEYVDSIREDVKWLGFEWKGGEYFASDYYDQIYAFAEKLIEMGKAYVEDLTRDEMQEYRGNDAGKPSRPSPYRDRSVEENMKLFREMRDGKYADGEKCLRAKVDLSSPNMNMRDPVIYRIKHCTHHRTGDKWCIYPMYDFAHPLSDWIEGITHSICTLEFEAHRPLYDWFLIELGLDNRPQQIEFARLNLTYTMMSKRKLLELVETKAVLGWNDPRMPTVCGYRRRGFTPSSIREFCDRIGVSKADSMVDVNLLYFCIREELNKTANRVMAVIDPVKLVIDNWEDGKVEMIEVENNPNDETAGKRQVPFGKELYIEADDFMEEPPKKYFRLKPEGEVRLKGAYFVTCKSVEKDANGKVTVIHCEYDPQSKGGETPDGRKVKGTIHWVSAAHAVDAEVRLINNLFTLEDPAAVPEGEDWHDYLNPESMVVKQAKVEPSLADAKLEDRFQFMRQGYFCLDSEDSKPGHLVFNRTVDLKDSFAKQVAK, encoded by the coding sequence ATGGATATTCCCGAATCTTCGAATTTTGTGCAGGACATCATCGTCAACGATCTTAAGACGGGCAAACGCACCAAGGTGCATACCCGTTTCCCGCCGGAGCCGAACGGCTACATCCACATCGGACACGCGAAATCCATCTGCCTGAACTTCGGTACGGCAAACAAGTACAAGGATTTCGGCGGTATCACGAACCTCCGCTTCGACGATACGAACCCGACCAAGGAAGACGTGGAATACGTGGATTCCATCCGCGAAGACGTGAAGTGGCTCGGTTTTGAATGGAAGGGCGGTGAATACTTCGCGAGTGACTACTACGACCAGATTTATGCATTTGCCGAAAAGCTCATCGAGATGGGTAAGGCTTACGTGGAAGACCTGACCCGCGACGAGATGCAGGAATACCGCGGCAACGACGCCGGCAAGCCGAGCCGTCCGAGCCCCTACCGCGACCGCAGCGTCGAAGAGAACATGAAGCTCTTCCGCGAAATGCGCGACGGCAAGTACGCCGACGGCGAGAAGTGCCTCCGTGCGAAGGTAGACCTCTCTAGCCCGAACATGAACATGCGCGACCCGGTCATCTACCGCATCAAGCATTGCACACACCACCGCACTGGCGACAAGTGGTGCATCTACCCGATGTACGACTTTGCGCACCCGCTCAGCGACTGGATCGAAGGCATTACTCACTCCATCTGTACGCTGGAATTCGAAGCGCACCGCCCGCTGTACGACTGGTTCCTGATTGAGCTTGGTCTCGACAACCGTCCGCAGCAGATTGAATTTGCACGCCTGAACCTGACCTACACCATGATGAGCAAGCGCAAACTCCTCGAACTGGTGGAGACGAAGGCCGTGTTGGGCTGGAACGACCCGCGTATGCCGACGGTCTGCGGTTACCGCCGCCGTGGCTTCACGCCGAGTTCCATCCGCGAGTTCTGCGACCGTATCGGCGTTTCCAAGGCCGACTCCATGGTCGACGTGAACCTGCTCTACTTCTGCATCCGCGAAGAACTGAACAAGACGGCAAACCGCGTGATGGCCGTGATTGACCCGGTGAAGCTCGTGATTGACAACTGGGAAGACGGCAAGGTCGAGATGATCGAAGTCGAGAACAACCCGAACGACGAAACCGCCGGCAAGCGCCAGGTTCCGTTCGGCAAGGAACTCTACATCGAAGCCGACGACTTTATGGAAGAACCGCCGAAGAAGTACTTCCGCCTGAAGCCGGAAGGCGAAGTCCGCCTGAAGGGCGCCTACTTCGTGACCTGCAAGAGTGTCGAGAAGGACGCCAACGGCAAGGTGACGGTGATTCACTGCGAATACGACCCGCAGAGCAAGGGTGGCGAGACTCCCGACGGCCGCAAGGTCAAGGGCACCATCCACTGGGTTTCTGCCGCACACGCCGTGGACGCCGAAGTGCGTTTGATTAATAATTTGTTCACGCTCGAAGATCCGGCCGCGGTTCCCGAGGGCGAAGACTGGCACGACTACCTGAACCCGGAATCCATGGTCGTGAAGCAGGCCAAGGTGGAGCCGAGCCTCGCCGACGCCAAGCTCGAAGACCGCTTCCAGTTCATGCGCCAGGGCTACTTCTGCCTCGATAGCGAAGATTCCAAGCCGGGCCACCTTGTCTTTAACAGGACTGTCGATCTTAAGGATAGCTTCGCCAAGCAAGTCGCGAAGTAA
- a CDS encoding Rpn family recombination-promoting nuclease/putative transposase, whose protein sequence is MTGKKQRKQKPIRKKPIPERLQGQVYLDPRFDTGFKELFDSEDALKDFLNGVLQLEGNDKIKNLTFTFDKTITMRSALSKKVILDIFATTGSGRFIDVEMQKAEHDFFTDRAILYKAFLIIKGKQEMEHSKEFLALSKVERESKRYELPETVAIWICDFDLPDSREDEYLDEWALYSRNSLKNGSTAPIFAKNKYIMISLPKFKKSISEVNDSVDAWLYLLNHAGDGKELPHFGNEILEEALERIRVDNADDELLTRQEKDMVTKEELSTVIASRVLRSLAGAQAEGHAKGLAEGLAEGRAKGLTEGKSKGHNDAISILQGMNLSPEQISEFKAKLAALSK, encoded by the coding sequence ATGACAGGAAAGAAGCAAAGAAAACAAAAACCGATTCGCAAGAAACCGATACCCGAGCGACTGCAAGGGCAAGTCTATCTGGATCCTAGGTTCGACACGGGCTTCAAGGAACTCTTCGACAGCGAGGATGCGCTCAAGGACTTCCTGAACGGAGTTCTGCAACTGGAGGGTAACGACAAAATCAAGAACCTCACCTTCACCTTTGACAAGACTATAACGATGCGTTCCGCATTGAGCAAGAAGGTCATCTTAGACATCTTCGCCACTACGGGATCAGGACGATTCATTGATGTGGAAATGCAGAAGGCGGAGCACGACTTCTTTACCGACAGGGCTATCCTATACAAGGCATTCCTGATTATCAAAGGCAAACAGGAAATGGAACATTCCAAGGAATTCTTGGCACTCTCCAAAGTGGAGCGTGAAAGCAAGCGCTACGAGCTTCCGGAGACGGTGGCCATATGGATTTGCGATTTTGATCTGCCCGATTCCAGGGAAGATGAATACCTAGATGAATGGGCGCTATATAGCCGCAACTCACTGAAAAACGGCAGTACCGCACCTATCTTCGCAAAAAATAAGTATATTATGATAAGTCTACCCAAATTCAAGAAATCCATCAGCGAAGTTAACGATTCCGTAGATGCTTGGCTGTATCTGCTGAACCACGCTGGGGACGGCAAGGAGTTGCCCCACTTCGGCAACGAAATCTTGGAAGAAGCCCTGGAGCGCATCCGGGTAGACAACGCAGACGATGAACTCTTAACGAGGCAGGAAAAGGACATGGTGACGAAGGAAGAATTATCAACGGTGATTGCCAGTAGAGTTCTTCGAAGTCTGGCAGGAGCCCAGGCCGAAGGCCATGCCAAAGGACTTGCCGAGGGACTTGCCGAAGGCCGAGCCAAGGGACTTACCGAAGGCAAATCCAAGGGGCACAATGATGCGATTTCCATACTGCAGGGCATGAACCTATCGCCCGAACAGATATCCGAGTTCAAGGCAAAACTTGCCGCATTGAGCAAATAG
- the cysK gene encoding cysteine synthase A, with protein MAIYNSILETIGKTPLVRINKINDSEAEVFVKLEMFNPLGSAKDRVALSMIEAAERDGKLKPGALIIEPTSGNTGVGLAYVGAVKGYKVVLTMPDSMSMERRLLLKALGAEVVLTEGAKGMAGCIEKANEIAAQNPGSFIPQQFENPANPEAHYLTTGPEIWRDTDGKVDVFIATAGTGGTVSGTAKYLKEKNPNIYVIAIEPDDSPMISKGVAGPHKIQGIGANFIPKIYDPKVVDEVYLTSTEKAGSAARAAAAEEGIFVGISSGAALECALTVAKRPEFKGKRIVAVLPDTGERYLSTWLWNE; from the coding sequence ATGGCTATTTACAACAGCATTCTCGAAACCATCGGCAAAACGCCGCTCGTGCGCATCAACAAGATTAACGACAGCGAAGCCGAAGTCTTCGTGAAACTCGAAATGTTCAACCCGCTCGGCAGCGCGAAAGACCGTGTGGCGCTGAGCATGATTGAGGCTGCCGAACGCGATGGCAAACTCAAACCGGGGGCCCTCATCATTGAACCGACCAGCGGCAACACGGGCGTGGGCCTTGCCTACGTAGGGGCCGTGAAGGGCTACAAGGTGGTGCTCACGATGCCCGATTCCATGAGCATGGAACGCAGGCTGCTCTTGAAGGCGCTCGGGGCTGAGGTCGTGCTGACTGAAGGCGCGAAGGGCATGGCCGGCTGCATTGAGAAGGCAAACGAGATTGCTGCGCAGAACCCGGGAAGCTTTATCCCGCAGCAGTTCGAGAATCCGGCAAACCCGGAAGCGCACTACCTCACGACGGGTCCCGAAATTTGGCGCGATACCGACGGCAAGGTGGACGTGTTCATCGCGACGGCGGGGACCGGCGGTACCGTGTCGGGTACGGCCAAGTACCTCAAGGAGAAGAACCCGAACATTTATGTAATCGCCATCGAACCCGACGATTCTCCCATGATTAGCAAGGGCGTCGCGGGCCCGCACAAGATTCAGGGAATCGGCGCGAACTTCATCCCGAAAATCTACGACCCGAAGGTGGTCGACGAGGTGTACCTCACCAGCACCGAGAAGGCCGGGAGTGCGGCCCGCGCGGCTGCCGCCGAGGAGGGCATCTTTGTCGGGATTTCTTCCGGTGCCGCTTTGGAATGTGCCCTCACGGTGGCGAAGCGCCCCGAATTCAAGGGCAAGCGCATTGTAGCGGTGCTCCCCGATACGGGCGAGCGTTACCTGAGCACCTGGCTTTGGAACGAGTAG
- a CDS encoding TIGR02147 family protein, translating to MKPITEYKDYRKYMQDFYDERKRTGAFSWREFSKLAGFTSPTYLKLVCEGKSGLSKVKMLQVSKAMGLTGYEEEYFSLLVVLAKATKDADKKATLLKMEKIALEHKVRVVDSETFQYYESWKYPVIRELAPMMPGAQPRKLADECKEYISAEEVRDILAFLVKTGFLKKNGDKVYTQTEKSVTGSPEALPIAIRAMHKEMGNMAVRAVDRYSASERYFTGMTIGVNEANYSRIVAEIDTCAKKIAAIANETENLNQVYGLNFQLFPFTNKIEGGSHA from the coding sequence ATGAAACCGATAACTGAATACAAAGACTACCGCAAGTACATGCAAGACTTCTACGACGAGCGCAAGCGTACGGGCGCGTTCTCGTGGAGGGAGTTTTCCAAGCTTGCCGGTTTTACTTCCCCGACGTATCTCAAGTTGGTATGCGAAGGGAAGAGCGGGTTGAGCAAGGTCAAGATGCTGCAGGTTTCCAAGGCAATGGGCCTTACTGGGTACGAAGAGGAATACTTTTCGCTGCTCGTAGTGCTTGCCAAGGCGACTAAGGATGCCGACAAAAAGGCGACTCTCCTCAAGATGGAGAAAATCGCCCTTGAGCACAAGGTGCGCGTTGTGGATAGCGAAACCTTCCAGTATTATGAATCGTGGAAGTATCCTGTCATTCGTGAACTTGCTCCGATGATGCCTGGCGCACAGCCTCGCAAGCTCGCTGACGAATGCAAAGAATACATCTCCGCCGAGGAAGTCCGCGACATTCTTGCCTTTTTGGTGAAAACGGGATTCTTGAAGAAGAACGGCGATAAAGTCTATACGCAAACCGAGAAGTCTGTCACCGGTTCGCCGGAAGCGTTGCCCATTGCCATCCGTGCCATGCACAAGGAGATGGGCAACATGGCAGTGCGTGCGGTCGACCGCTACAGTGCGAGCGAACGCTACTTCACGGGCATGACCATCGGCGTGAACGAGGCGAACTACTCGCGCATTGTCGCCGAAATCGATACCTGCGCTAAGAAAATTGCCGCTATCGCCAATGAAACAGAGAATTTAAACCAGGTCTACGGACTCAATTTCCAACTTTTCCCATTTACAAATAAGATTGAAGGAGGAAGCCATGCTTAA
- the rbr gene encoding rubrerythrin: protein MANKYAGTQTEKNLQAAFAGESQARNKYTYFASRAKKDGFEQIAELFLKTADNEKEHAKLWFKELEGIGDTAENLKAAAEGENYEWTDMYEGFAKTAEEEGFKALANKFRMVAAIEKRHEERYRALLKNVETAAVFEKSEVKVWECRNCGHIVVGTKAPAACPVCAHPQSFFEVTAENF, encoded by the coding sequence ATGGCAAACAAGTACGCCGGAACCCAGACCGAAAAGAATCTCCAGGCCGCATTCGCAGGCGAATCCCAGGCCCGCAACAAGTACACCTACTTCGCTAGCCGCGCCAAGAAGGATGGTTTCGAGCAGATTGCCGAACTCTTCCTGAAGACTGCCGATAACGAGAAGGAACACGCCAAGCTGTGGTTCAAGGAACTCGAAGGCATCGGTGACACAGCCGAAAACCTGAAGGCTGCTGCCGAAGGTGAAAACTACGAATGGACCGACATGTACGAAGGTTTCGCGAAGACCGCCGAAGAAGAAGGCTTCAAGGCCCTCGCCAACAAGTTCCGCATGGTCGCTGCAATCGAAAAGCGCCACGAAGAACGCTACCGCGCCCTCCTCAAGAACGTGGAAACCGCCGCCGTGTTCGAGAAGAGCGAAGTCAAGGTGTGGGAATGCCGCAACTGCGGCCACATCGTCGTCGGCACCAAGGCTCCGGCCGCATGCCCGGTGTGCGCCCATCCGCAGTCCTTCTTCGAAGTCACTGCTGAAAACTTCTAA
- a CDS encoding GSCFA domain-containing protein — protein MEFFTKTDISVPDWQIDYTGKVAFIGSCFADNISRRFTERKFHVLSNPFGTIYNPLSIAAMLKNIADAKTYGEGDVFQDARAPLWHCWGAHGSLSAPTREGCVANLNDAAARARTFLQSSDAVFVTLGTAFVYFLKQTGEVVSNCHRQDPGLFTRELISVERAVAALRDIVDSLHKIRHGKVHVVFTVSPLRHAGDGMHNNTLSKATLQLAVNRIVEEFAAGRSGDSSGEISVEYFPSYEIVMDELRDYRFYDADMVHLSETAEEYIFERMVETYCDATTRENIRKVEKFLKSARHRISDASTPAAVEFAKKCLAQVAELESQIPGLDLVEERERFMAP, from the coding sequence ATGGAATTTTTCACGAAAACAGACATCTCTGTCCCGGATTGGCAAATTGACTACACCGGGAAAGTCGCCTTTATCGGCTCCTGCTTTGCCGACAATATTTCGAGGCGCTTTACGGAAAGGAAATTCCACGTGCTTTCGAATCCCTTCGGGACCATCTACAATCCGCTTTCAATTGCAGCCATGCTGAAGAACATCGCAGATGCAAAAACCTACGGGGAAGGGGATGTTTTCCAGGATGCCCGAGCTCCGTTATGGCATTGCTGGGGCGCGCACGGCTCGCTCTCGGCGCCGACCCGCGAAGGCTGCGTCGCGAACCTGAACGATGCTGCAGCCCGTGCAAGAACATTCCTGCAAAGCTCCGATGCTGTTTTTGTTACGCTGGGCACGGCGTTCGTCTATTTCTTGAAGCAGACAGGGGAGGTGGTCTCGAATTGCCACCGGCAGGATCCGGGCCTCTTTACTCGGGAACTTATTTCTGTGGAACGTGCGGTTGCTGCGCTGCGCGACATCGTCGATAGCCTGCATAAAATAAGACATGGGAAGGTCCATGTCGTGTTCACCGTGTCGCCGCTCAGGCATGCGGGGGACGGGATGCACAACAATACGCTTTCCAAGGCAACGTTGCAATTGGCCGTGAACCGGATCGTAGAGGAATTTGCGGCTGGACGTTCTGGCGATTCCTCCGGCGAAATCTCTGTTGAATACTTCCCGAGTTACGAAATCGTGATGGACGAACTGCGCGATTACCGCTTCTATGATGCCGATATGGTGCATTTGTCCGAGACGGCTGAGGAATACATTTTTGAACGCATGGTCGAAACTTATTGCGATGCGACCACGCGCGAGAACATCCGCAAGGTGGAAAAGTTCCTGAAAAGTGCTCGCCACCGTATAAGCGACGCTTCGACACCGGCGGCTGTTGAGTTCGCAAAGAAATGCCTTGCGCAGGTTGCGGAACTGGAATCGCAAATCCCCGGGCTTGACCTCGTCGAGGAACGCGAACGCTTCATGGCTCCTTAA